Within the Oreochromis niloticus isolate F11D_XX linkage group LG14, O_niloticus_UMD_NMBU, whole genome shotgun sequence genome, the region ACAGAGATTGTTTTTTAAGAGCGAAACAACCTCTGTGATTTAAAACTCATTAACTGGCGACAAAGATAACAAATGATGATTTCAAATGAGAAAACCACTCATCACTGCAGTCTAGGGCTCGGAAACGCAAACCAGGTTTTTACTTCAGAACCCAGTCCTGTCCGTCCTTAGAGGCCGGTAATGGACTTGCTGCTTCCACTTTGTGCGTGTCAAACTAGAAAATTGAAGTTTACGGTATGTTTGAGGGAATAGAATAAATGTATCACAGCATTCCTCTATCACCAACACCAAAATATAGATGAACTATTGACTCTGTAATAGTTTGATCAATAACAAATTACAGTCAAGTCACCGCAGTCGGCCGATTCTCATCCTTTGAAAGAGAAGCACGGAGtaacaaagtaaataaaaggACACTGACAAATGGACGGCAGAAGTGGAATAATTCCAAGAGTTTGTGCAGCAGGAAGTCTGCTGAGTTCACTGCAGATCACAATTAAGATTCTTTTTTCTACTAACATGTGGAAATGGATCAATATTAAAACACCTGAAAAGATTTTAACTCACCAAGTCTCCCTCCTGGTTCCTGATGTCGGCGCTGATGTCGGCGCTGATGTCAGACTGAGAGTCAAAGGAACTCAGGTAGCTCCACCTCTTCAGacctgcagaaaaacaaaaatcctgtTGACAGAACAAATCTGCATTCTCACGGTGTGCCACCTTAAATTTCTTGAGGTTTTCCTGTGTAAGGTGAGGCATCTGTTCTGTCGCTTCTTACCTGTGCTGGCACTGAAATACGATGAGTCGGCGTCGTCACGGGAGACGGAGCGTCCAATGTCAACTGAGGGGTCCCACTCCAGCCCCAGGGTCTCATGGGTAGGagaggatggaggaggaggaggatggtgAACGGGTGAGGGAGggtctgaggaggaggaggcaggtGAGGAGTTTATGGTTCGTTCTGATCTTAATCGTTTTGTGAGTAACTGATCAAATCGACTCCTTCAGGTCAGAGATGTTGGTTTACCTTTAGGATGGTTTGAAGATTCGGGGAGGTCcacattttgcttttcagcTGTTCCCTCGTCTTCTAAAAGACTCTCCGAAGGACAACCAGAGTCTGTAGCCTGGGACAGAATGCAGTCGTCCTCAAACACCTGGAGGAAGAGGAtggggaggaggaagaggatatTTATGAGTGCTGGGGTTTGGTTGATGTGCATGTTTTTGAAGCTTGACTtcagactttatcacagtactCAGTTACTGGAGTACTCATGTCAGACCACAACATTAAGTCCTTAATATGTCCGAGTTTTTACTATTACACATCTCTGTAACTGGAATAACTGGATAGTCCATTCAGGATTCCTCAATCTGGGAGCTACTGCCTGCAGACATGGCTTCTGGGAAAGATGGACAATGTTTCAGATGAAGCCAGTAAATCTGggccaaagaaacaaagagggGCCTGATATAAGAAAGGCCAAGACATGGAGGGTTAGATGGAGTAACGAAATTTCTATTCTCTGTATGTCCTGTACATGTGgcagaattgacaaataaagttgactttgacttttgagatgatgacaaaaaagaaaaagaaaagaaaccttGCTCACAAACAATAGGAAGCTAAAATAAAACACCACAACTGATGCCAGTATATTCACTCCTTTTCTCAGAGACCGGTTATCTGCATGCACACTAACCCCGAATTGTCAGCATGATGAAAATAGGAACCAGAAAGCTTCCTGTAACCAATCCAGTCTCAGTAATGAGCGTTCTAAGTGCTGCCAAGGGTTAGGTGGGTGTCCGGTTCAGTGgtctcaggatctcatctctgcttcttGGGGATGGTGGTTTTCTTGGCTTCGTCAGGTGGTGGCTGAGGTTGGAGCAGCTTGAATGAAGATTAGCACCTCAAAGTCTGAGGCCATAGTTCTCAGGTGGAAAGAGGGGATTGTCAGGAGTGAGTTGCTCCCACAAATGGAGACGTAGTTTGGGTTCTTCTCTGTGAGAGAAGCAAGAGATTGAAGAGTAAAGCCAGTCTACCGGGCAATGCCCACAAACCTTCAGTAGTGATAGAAAGAATGAGGTGGTGGATAAAAGCAGGAGAAATGAGATTCTACCCAAGGATGTCTGGGCTCAGCGTCAGGGATGGGATGAGGAACTCTGGGAGGGGCCAAGAGGCGATCCACTAACCCTCATCATCGAAAGGAACCAGTTGAGGAGGTTTGGGTATCTGACCAGGATGACTCCTGTGTAAAATCTTCTGGGCATCATCAACTGGGAGAAGAGACCCTGGGACAGACCCGGGACATGGAGAAGGGGTAGACTGGGAGTGCCTTGGCATCATCCCAAGGAAGGAAGGATGGTTGGATTGAgtacaaaaaaaacctcatcCCTCAAGTTCTGAATATTCCCACTAACCTGAAGCTGAACGTCCTTTAGACATAAACTCATCCTGGACATCATGAGGCACAGACAGGTCCACTCCCCTCTCATCATAAACAGGGTACCCACCCACACCTCTGCTGATCTCACCTGTGAGGTCAAGTCTTTTCTTTGCACTACCTCAGAGCACTTTGCAACTTGTTCTCTGATGTGTTCCTTTATCATTTTTGAACATATTCCTGTTGATTGCACACATTTCTCCTGCATCTTATTTATTCCTGATGTctacaatttatattttattctggcACAGTTGGTGTGGTGCTATCGTTGTACATGtagaatgacaataaagagctattctgttctgttctgttctatTGGGAAGCTGCAGAGAAGTTGAATTTCACTTTCAAGAGAGTttaaagcaacatttcaaacaggTATTTGTTTGACacactgtttgtctgttttgtgcCCTCAGGTTACCAGACTCATGCTGAGCACAACAAGATGCACAAACACCAAATGAATGATAAGCGTGATTGCTTCAGATCctgacatgtttttaatgtctcgAGCACAAAAATCAAACACTATAGTAATTACCTGAGACGCGCTTTGAtaagagtgagtgagtgagtgagtgagtgagtgagtgagtgagtacCAGTCTCATGCTGAGCAGCCGGGTGTGTGTTCGTCCAATGTTGTTGTAGACGTGGCTGCaatgctgcagcagctccagcagCTGGCTCTCAACGTGCTGAGCGTCAGAAGGTACACTGTGCTGGATCAACGCCTCGCCGCGCTGCAGCAGGGCATTCACACGCCCCGAATTCACGCACACGCACTCCTGAAATGACTGcgtgtaataaaaataaataaaaaaattttaaaaagtaaaaacatgcaGAAAGAAACTGATGTGTCATTTCAAAACAAGCCCACACCTGCAGCTGTCTCAGTTTTTCacaggtgtttcctgtcagctgCTCAACCTCAATCAGGCGGACATCCATGTCAGCCAGCCAAACTGCAAGCTCCTCCCTTTGTGCATCAAACCCCTCCCACTCTGAGATAAAGAGCTGAGATAGAGGGAAGAGTCAActataaagaagagagagaagtgAAATCCTCCTCAGAAGGTCTGACTCGCGTACCTGCAGTTGGCCTGTGATGGACTCCAGTTTGGCATTCAAGTCATCCCAGCGGCGGCCACAATCCCTCGCTGATGCGAGCAGCCGAGCCTGCATGGTACCCTGGAAGAGCCGAGTTAGTGTTCGATTCCTCCGGGTCAGGCTGTCCAGCTGGATGAGGCGAGGCCCCGCCTCTCGCCGCAGcctctgaacacacaaacaaagtaCATCTGAAGCAGGAGGTGCAGatgtttttggttttccaaATCCAGGCTTGACAACGTGGAGATATTTTTATATCTGGAAAACTTGGACAAGCCTGCGACTGTTCTCTTCCAGAAAGAAGTCAAATCAAATGTAGGCGATATACAATCAATTCACAAGAACACACTATAAAAGAAAGTCCTGTTTCTGCCTGATTTCAACTGAATTGTGCATCAAAACAGGCTGACAGAATTAAAACGAGCGTTTGTAGCAAATGTGAGCACAGAGCCTCACTTTGTACAAGCCTGCTATTAAAGTTCTCCTCTATACAGAAGACTTGTCCTCGTGTTTTCAGGGCACAACTTGGATCTCCTGTACAAATCTTATGGAACAAGATGCACACCAAATGAAACAGTAGTGTGCACGACTCCAGATTCTGATCCCTCATCCTAATACGGTCCCAAATGGCTCACAAAAACCAACATAGCAAATCTAATTGTGTTtctccccctcctcttcctcaattTGTTGGAGCTGCAGACAGAATTAGTGTGAATCTGAATTAATTTGTGCAAACAAGAAGAATCTACGGCTTTTCGGTCAGAGGTGGTCTTGTGATTTAAGCCGGCAGCACGAGTAGATTTATGTGTTGATGCTGCCTGCTTCAGCTTTACGACTGGCTGCTGAGTGATATTTACACCCTGGCTGGATGACAACTTTAACCACGTGCTGAACTTGGGCCCAGGTTTGCTCTGACCCAGGTTTTAATTTGTGCGAGTccctgaacacaaacacagacctCAAACATCAATTCTGTCACAGAGAGACAACAAAAGAGATTCAGTGCACAACAAAAATACAGATCAGTCCAAGGTGAAAGAGATGTTTGATGTATGAGGAGGGCCGGTTACTCTAATCCCTGTGAGGTTAAAACACCTGACGCCAAGTTTAGATTTCCGTTTCTGtttgagtcatttttttttcctcccacctCAAACTTCTTCATTTCCTCCTTGGCGGTCTGGTAGGTAACATGGACGGAGTTTGGGGAAGAGACGGCCTCCTCGGCCAATCTCAGCCAAGCATCCAAGTGCTCGTACTCCTTCATAAACTCATGCCAGAGCAGCCATCTCCTCTCCAACCTGGAGCGTCAGGCAGAAATATGCACAAAGTGAGAAGTTTTCAAGCTGAACAAGAAACCTGAGAAGAGTTTAGCTGTGCTGTTATTAGTCAGCAATGCAAATTTATCGTTCAGAATTACCAAGCAGTtcacttatttaaaaaaaaaaaaaaataaagtttttctaTCCACTCAGAAAAATGAAGTTGGTACTTTTAGGCTCATGAAAGTAtatattttccaacttctttcaAAGTTTGAGGTAAAAGTGACCTCAgctgaaaaaaaatgctgcagagTAGCTGCacagcaactaaaaaaaaatctgtcgtCCGTTTTACTAATTACTCAGGTCTGATTATCAGCTGAAGGACACTCACTGTCCACAGTCCTGCAGGTCTCCATCTTGGCTCCAGCTGCTGTCGACTCGCTGCATTTCCTCCTTTAGCTCCACTGGAGACAAGCGGACAGGAAGCCGGCACTGGTACAGATCCAGGAAGTGCTCCATGTCACTCACTTCATCTCCGGGTACAACATCACTTCCTGCAGGGTTTGGGGTGATGCCGCTGTGGCGTTCTGAGGTGGGCAGGTCTATGCCAGGCATTGCAACATCATGTGACCTTTACCTGATGGAGAAGACGCCACTGATTAGAATTCATGTTAATTCAGAGACATTACCTATGCCTAACACACGATGCATGGCAACAATATTGGTTACACTAACCACTGCCAACCATCCCTCCATGCTCTTCTGCTGATCCAACTGggtcagtttgtgtttttctggatttttggttaATATTCTGTCCCTGCCcattaatattaaaacaaaattaattcattttattctgagaaaacttaaattcagcaattattTTCCTCACTCTATAGCCAAATATGGAGTTACTGTATTTCAATGACTAAACTAAAGTCCCAGTTTTGCCAAGCGTTTGTGGGTAATAAGGAGAATCTTTTTATCCCCACAATCTTTAGTTGTTCCTGAAGTTGAAGCGACTGCTTTAACAAGGTGACACGGACACGTTTGAGACGGCGCTCCTGGAGAGAGCAGACgtgaagaaaagcaaacaacaaGAAATCAGGCTGCCAGTCGGTGGTTTAAATCCTCTGAGCCAGGAGGACGGCCACACACAGCCATGATTCACCATTAtctgtctcactcactcacacacacacacacacacacacacacacacacacacacacacacacacacacacacacacacacacacaccccttaTTCATGAGTCACTCGGGTTCTTTATTGAGATGGAGCCAGAACTGTTCTCAATGAGTGGAGACAGAGAGCGGGTCTGATTTATGAAAAGCAGGACAAATTTACACTGCACCTTTCATTCAGTTGGTGCTCACAGTCTGTGTGTAATTATCTCCTGATTTACAGACGCAGCAGCTGATTACACACTCAGGACCTGTGACCGACATCCAGGCGTTCTCTGCACAATAAAACGCCATTTTCCCTTCCAAACATCTCAAAATTAAGATgatcaaaaacattttcagacagCATTCAGGGGATTTGGCAATGTGGAAGTAAGTTAAAGTAGATGATCACATAATAAAGGTACGTAAATAAGAGATTTTATAATTTACCCCAACAGTTACTTGTGCTACTGACTAATCTGCCAGCTGTGCTTCCTCAGATGATGGTGAGAGATGTCTGTAAAAGGTGTTACAGCCCAATTTAAACGTGTTTAAATACCTTGCTCttctcaaagaaaaaacaacccccccccaaaacaaaaaacaaaaaccacacacacacacacacacacacacacacacacacacacacaccccttagtgaggacatctaattaacataatgccaaccctaaccataacctaactgTAACCCTGACCCTGACTCTAAAAACCACTTTGAGCCCCAAAAACAGCTTCAAACTTTTATTGCTGGAATATTAAATTATAGCCGTTTGGTCCATCTGTGCTTCATCACATAAACAGGCAGCAGAGACCTGATGATCAGAGATGTACTGttgcctcagtttcctgttcttagctgagaGGAGAGACACTCCGTGTGCTCTCCTGCATACTTTAGTTACCCGAGTTTCTGTTGCCTCCCATCAGCCTGAAGCAGTCtgaccattctcctctgacatcagtTTGATCATCCAATCATGACTggctgaaacattttttaaataaataactacgTCTTATCGAATCACATTCCTAATCATCTGGTGATCGATTAAACTCACGACTTGTTGCAGCACAGAGAAACAAATCCAGACACTTTCGCCACCACTCAAACTGTTTTAAGTCAGCGTACGAACCAAAATCATCAAAAACTAATCAAGTATGACAAGAAAATATGAGCTCGACTCCACCTCAAGACTAAGAGTGAAcacaattaaaattaaaaacagagtgAATGACATAAGatacaaactgtgtgtgtgtgtgtgtgtgtgtgtgtgtgtgtgtgtgtgtgtgtgtgtgtgtgtgtgtgtgtgtgtgtgtgtgtgtgtgtgtgtgtgtgtgtgtgtgtgtgtgtgtacacacatcTTTGTAAACATGGTAAACAGGGGACCAAAAATGTTAAGTTTACTATACATGTGGGGACCAACCCAGAAGTATATATGGGGACAAAGTGCCCGTCCTCGAGTCTAAAagcatttttgaggctcaaaatgtggttttagtgtcagggttatgGTTAGGTCAGGGTTAGGCATtgatttttgatggttagggtaagcagctggggaaagcaTTACGTCAATGAGAGGTCCCCACAGAGGTATGAAAACAcgagtgtgtgcgtgcgtgagaGAGTGTGCGTACACACATCTATAAACTGAAAATACTTCCTGTCATAAATCATACCCATCTATTGTGCGTTTagtggaggagcaggaggagtgTACTCTGAGATAAAATGAACACAGAGGAAACAGTGATGGCAGATCTGCCAGTCTGAGCTCAGTAAATTCAGACAAATGCAAACTGTAGAGTCTCATCAGAAAGTGTGCTGCAGGGATTTCACAGTTCAGTGAAGCTGAAGTTCAAGCTCAAGTTTAATGAAGAGAAAACTGCCCGTCCTCTCCGTGTTTGAAGACAGATAGTCTGCTCCGTTTCCCTTTCCAACACTCTTTCATACTTTTCTGTTCACCTTTATTTACTAATGAACTCTTATGATAAGGAGATAAATGTAGAAAATATCATTATTTATGGTCACGTATCGGTCAACATCTTTACCAGTTGACCGGTTTTTGTCCACCAGGGGgaagatcatcatcatcatcatcatcatcatcatcaagctGACAGAGACGGTCTGTCCTCCTGCCAGTGGGCCATCCCGAAAGATGGTTTCCTGAATTCCCAAGGTGTACGGAGGCAGCCCTATAATGGGTGCGCAGGTAAAGCTTTTACAGAAAGGTTTTTACTTTCAAGTGTAGTAATGCACAGCTGTTTTATACAAGCCACATCTGGAGAAAGACTCTACGTAGCAGCCCCCTTATATTCAAATCCTTTGGCCACCTGTCCACGGCGTACCCCTCCTCTTGCGCTATGATACCTGGGACAAGTTCCAGGCCCCCATGAccctgataagcagaag harbors:
- the si:ch211-137a8.2 gene encoding uncharacterized protein si:ch211-137a8.2 isoform X1: MPGIDLPTSERHSGITPNPAGSDVVPGDEVSDMEHFLDLYQCRLPVRLSPVELKEEMQRVDSSWSQDGDLQDCGQLERRWLLWHEFMKEYEHLDAWLRLAEEAVSSPNSVHVTYQTAKEEMKKFERLRREAGPRLIQLDSLTRRNRTLTRLFQGTMQARLLASARDCGRRWDDLNAKLESITGQLQLFISEWEGFDAQREELAVWLADMDVRLIEVEQLTGNTCEKLRQLQSFQECVCVNSGRVNALLQRGEALIQHSVPSDAQHVESQLLELLQHCSHVYNNIGRTHTRLLSMRLVFEDDCILSQATDSGCPSESLLEDEGTAEKQNVDLPESSNHPKDPPSPVHHPPPPPSSPTHETLGLEWDPSVDIGRSVSRDDADSSYFSASTGLKRWSYLSSFDSQSDISADISADIRNQEGDLEWLDHTQPGFFSPVADQQEEALGCRDQWKTSTPDRQDGEPVDFDGGRVQAWLRVQSAALPERSTSCSKEVQTDGRLKMSQCYMDENHADASNSSHGCHDDTRRLSPSPLDDLKLKASSDRMRNDYQSEAQEEEELYCCEEPERLVSEQSVPRVTSSSSGAASSLSPALLCLLLAAALVLLACLAWVFTEQPCHRSNTMARSFHLTLRYVNGPPPT
- the si:ch211-137a8.2 gene encoding nesprin-2 isoform X2; this encodes MPGIDLPTSERHSGITPNPAGSDVVPGDEVSDMEHFLDLYQCRLPVRLSPVELKEEMQRVDSSWSQDGDLQDCGQLERRWLLWHEFMKEYEHLDAWLRLAEEAVSSPNSVHVTYQTAKEEMKKFERLRREAGPRLIQLDSLTRRNRTLTRLFQGTMQARLLASARDCGRRWDDLNAKLESITGQLQLFISEWEGFDAQREELAVWLADMDVRLIEVEQLTGNTCEKLRQLQSFQECVCVNSGRVNALLQRGEALIQHSVPSDAQHVESQLLELLQHCSHVYNNIGRTHTRLLSMRLVFEDDCILSQATDSGCPSESLLEDEGTAEKQNVDLPESSNHPKDPPSPVHHPPPPPSSPTHETLGLEWDPSVDIGRSVSRDDADSSYFSASTGLKRWSYLSSFDSQSDISADISADIRNQEGDLEWLDHTQPGFFSPVADQQEEALGCRDQWKTSTPDRQDGEPVDFDGGRVQAWLRVQSAALPERSTSCSKEVQTDGRLKMSQCYMDENHADASNSSHGCHDDTRRLSPSPLDDLKLKASSDRMRNDYQSEAQEEEELYCCEEPERLVSEQRFYLNGVFPGQFLMTLTFYIW